The genomic stretch TGGACCGCGCTATAAACACTGTTCTGTGAGCTATACAGACGCGGCGACGCGTTGCGGATCTGGTAGACCTGCTCGGAGAAATCACCGGCATTAATCGGTGCGCCGACGGCATCAGGCTGATTAACTAAAGAGAAAGGCTGGGATAACTTCCCGTCTTTATACTGTTGACCGCGATCGGTCGGTTTGGAAGAACAGGCCGCAAGAATCGCTACCATTGCGCCCGCCATCAGATACTTCGCCCAACGTCCTTTCATTATATCTCGTCTTTAAGTTGCCCATTTCCGCGTGATGAAGATAACAAACCGACAGGGCTAATGAAATGCGATCGCATGCCCTTTGGCAAATTTTGCGCAAAAAATAGTCCAAACAGCCCCATGTCGTTCAATTTGCATACAAAATCATGATAAATGTGAAAAAGGGGTTGCATCACAAACCTATCCGAGTATAGTGCGCATCCACGGACGCGGGGTGGAGCAGCCTGGTAGCTCGTCGGGCTCATAACCCGAAGGTCGTCGGTTCAAATCCGGCCCCCGCAACCAATTAAAATTTGATGAAGTACCTTCTACGACTGTAGAAAGACGGACGCGGGGTGGAGCAGCCTGGTAGCTCGTCGGGCTCATAACCCGAAGGTCGTCGGTTCAAATCCGGCCCCCGCAACCAATCAAATTTGAAGAAGTAAGTTTCTACACGAGTAGAAAGACGGACGCGGGGTGGAGCAGCCTGGTAGCTCGTCGGGCTCATAACCCGAAGGTCGTCGGTTCAAATCCGGCCCCCGCAACCAACACTTCTAAAACAATAAACACCCTTAAGGGTGTTTTTTTGTATCTGTCTTTTGTGAATTTGCCGGGCGTGTACCCGGCTGAAAGATTTACCCGCGTCGCGCCAGCGTCGCCCCGTCAGAGAAATACGCCCGTATCCCCGCCAGAATCGACTCCGCAACCTCCTGCTGGAATTTTGCCGTCTTGAGCTTACGCTCCTCTTCGACGTTACTGATAAACGCGGTTTCGACCAGGATGGACGGGATATCCGGTGCCTTGAGTACTGCAAACCCGGCCTGTTCAACGCTATTTTTATGCAGCTTATTAATGTTGCCCAGCTTGCCCAGCACCGCTTTACCAAACTTCAGGCTGTCGTTAATGGTCAGCGACTGCACCATATCGAACATAGTGTGGTCGACGTAGCGGTCGCCGCTTTTGCTCACGCCACCAATCAGGTCAGAGGCGTTCTGAGAGTCCGCCAGGAATCTTGCTGCGGTACTGGTCGCGCCTTTAGTTGAGAGCGCAAACACCGACGAGCCGCTTGGCTGGCGGCTGGTAAAGGCATCCGCATGGATCGACACGAACAAATCGGCGCGCTGCTTCTGCGCTTTCGCCACCCGGACCTTCAGCGGAATAAAGATATCTTCATTGCGCGTCATATAGGCGCGCATATTGCCTTCTTTATCAATCAACGCCTTCAGGCGGCGTGCAATTTGCAGCACCACGTCTTTTTCACGCGTGCGGTATTTCCCCACCGCGCCGGAGTCTTCGCCGCCGTGGCCGGGATCGAGCATGATCACAATCGGACGATCCCGCCCTGCTTTCCCGGGCTGCGGACCGCTTTGCGCAGGCGGCACCTGACGCTGAAGATCGCCCTTGTTGTAGTCCTCCAGCAGAGCGAGAAGCGGATCCTGGATATCCGTTGCGTTGGCCGGGTAGAGATCCATCACCAGGCGCTCTTTAAAGGTCGCGACGGGCGCCAGGGCGAACAGCTGCGGCTTAACGTTCTGTTTAAGCTCAAACACCATGCGCACGGTTTGCGGATCGAACTGCCCAACGCGCGCTGATTTAATAAAAGGATCGTCGCCGCGGATCTGCGCCGCCATCCCCTTCAGCACGGAGTTGAGGTTAACGCCTTCGAGATCCACCACCACGCGTTCCGGGTTGCTGAGGGCAAATTGCTTATATTTCAGCACGCGATTGGATTCGACCGTCACGCGCGTATAGGTCGACGACGGCCAGACGCGCACCGCCACCACCTGACTCGTGGCGGCAAGACCGACCTGACTGACGCTAAGCAACCACATTGCCCCGGCCCCTTTTAACAAACGGCGGCGGCTTATTGCTGAATTGGATCCCGACATGCTTCTCCCGAGCAAGAACACTGACTGATATACAAAATGTCCAAATTGACCGAAAACTTTAACGAATGACGCATAAACTGTCATCTATAAAAGGGTAAACAATCATACGCTAACGCACGGATTACTTACCAATTTCTGTGGGTCGCGGAAAATTTGCACTTGCACACGCGGTCACAATCGAATAAAAATACAGAAATTACGAATAAACATTCATTAAGGGTTGTGCCATGGTGAAGGAACGTAGAACCGAACTGGTCCAGGGATTCCGCCATTCTGTTCCCTATATCAACGCCCATCGGGGAAAAACGTTTGTCATCATGCTGGGTGGCGAAGCCATTGAGCATGAAAATTTTTCCAGCATCGTCAATGACATTGGCCTGCTGCACAGCCTCGGGATCCGCCTGGTGGTGGTTTATGGCGCGCGTCCGCAGATCGACGCCAACCTGGCCGCTCACCACCACGAGCCGATTTACCA from Enterobacter dykesii encodes the following:
- the amiC gene encoding N-acetylmuramoyl-L-alanine amidase AmiC, with translation MSGSNSAISRRRLLKGAGAMWLLSVSQVGLAATSQVVAVRVWPSSTYTRVTVESNRVLKYKQFALSNPERVVVDLEGVNLNSVLKGMAAQIRGDDPFIKSARVGQFDPQTVRMVFELKQNVKPQLFALAPVATFKERLVMDLYPANATDIQDPLLALLEDYNKGDLQRQVPPAQSGPQPGKAGRDRPIVIMLDPGHGGEDSGAVGKYRTREKDVVLQIARRLKALIDKEGNMRAYMTRNEDIFIPLKVRVAKAQKQRADLFVSIHADAFTSRQPSGSSVFALSTKGATSTAARFLADSQNASDLIGGVSKSGDRYVDHTMFDMVQSLTINDSLKFGKAVLGKLGNINKLHKNSVEQAGFAVLKAPDIPSILVETAFISNVEEERKLKTAKFQQEVAESILAGIRAYFSDGATLARRG